The following proteins are encoded in a genomic region of Microscilla marina ATCC 23134:
- a CDS encoding pentapeptide repeat-containing protein codes for MKKVLQYFLFFAGCLGWVLPLPAQQMFDYSKREYTRDFKLDFLISQNIPDQEILYKDRLRVLDQTLKAQSTIFLGDFVAERVKFEKTVNLSNATFSKNANFYGARFDSLVNFSKASFQDLAIFEAVSFRDTVDFSKAVFQKKLLLSDASFAKVVSFSGAQLPQHILLVNVKVKNGAVLDFRKVKQAKVLYKIDIRKADVQSMIFDYTKFQIYFDSEYASSELDDYTYMRQAYQQLIKQQEKYGFEAGYHKALAEYNAWKSGIQGYLDETGETEEKKYKSFLEFFESNNFWVNFWPFIILLIIYVWGIKYRKAIMRAGRTSAALSTPTISTSPPSPSKTVVLENEIVQNVKQGTQLWQSYQPDLTDQQTNFWTQYESLVRKAKNQR; via the coding sequence ATGAAAAAAGTACTTCAATATTTTCTTTTTTTTGCGGGGTGTTTGGGTTGGGTATTGCCTCTACCTGCGCAACAAATGTTTGATTATAGTAAGCGTGAATACACACGTGATTTTAAGTTAGATTTCTTGATCAGTCAAAATATACCAGACCAAGAAATTTTGTATAAAGACCGGTTGAGGGTATTGGATCAAACATTAAAAGCACAATCCACTATTTTTCTAGGAGACTTTGTAGCTGAAAGAGTTAAATTTGAAAAGACTGTCAATTTATCAAATGCTACTTTCAGCAAAAACGCTAATTTTTATGGGGCAAGATTTGATAGCCTGGTCAATTTTTCTAAAGCCAGTTTTCAAGACCTTGCCATATTTGAAGCGGTGTCGTTTCGAGATACGGTAGACTTTAGTAAAGCAGTATTTCAGAAGAAGCTATTGCTTTCTGATGCTTCTTTTGCAAAAGTGGTTAGCTTTAGTGGGGCTCAGTTGCCTCAGCATATATTGTTGGTAAACGTAAAGGTAAAAAACGGGGCTGTTCTTGACTTTCGGAAAGTAAAGCAAGCAAAGGTGTTATACAAAATCGATATAAGGAAGGCTGACGTTCAATCCATGATTTTTGATTATACTAAGTTTCAAATATATTTCGATTCAGAGTATGCATCGAGTGAGCTAGACGATTACACTTATATGAGGCAAGCTTACCAACAACTTATAAAACAACAAGAAAAATATGGTTTTGAGGCAGGCTACCATAAGGCATTGGCAGAATACAATGCGTGGAAAAGTGGCATACAGGGATACCTTGACGAAACAGGAGAGACCGAAGAAAAAAAATATAAAAGTTTTCTCGAATTTTTTGAGAGTAACAATTTTTGGGTAAACTTTTGGCCATTTATAATCTTACTCATTATTTATGTATGGGGCATAAAGTATCGTAAGGCGATCATGAGAGCTGGGCGAACCTCTGCTGCTTTGTCTACCCCGACTATATCAACTTCTCCTCCCTCACCTTCAAAAACAGTAGTGTTGGAAAATGAGATCGTGCAAAATGTAAAGCAGGGAACCCAACTCTGGCAAAGCTACCAACCTGATTTGACCGATCAGCAGACTAATTTTTGGACACAATATGAAAGTTTGGTCAGAAAAGCCAAAAACCAAAGGTGA
- a CDS encoding DEAD/DEAH box helicase encodes MKVSTTQPFQLVYSLFEHQYLGYLFDSYVVQRNSKGELTYQHQNISSQNAREFGRGLNEVDYELIELIDAIQQETIVKKFYNKKIKTNDFFLKIYDPEKGDKALQESIANYVKVRRAKILSLLEDKMVFEMGRDGEPTWKQLEIASEAATVLFHFRRNEENTHYFPTIKYQGEKLDFQYKNAIVVCNEPAWLLLDKTLHYFANGIDGKKIQPFLNKKFILIPRKVEDTYYRKFVAPLVASFDVYAKGFKIVSRSFEAQPVLTFSEYYTDDAAGDLFGNNDKDAPRNYKVLFELSFQYDRFRFKADKQPEVNVEVEQEGTDYTFFRIRRKTNYETNIIKLLKDQELPLKNGYVLLGKEAAFSWINEHTQLLEEHGFRVEQNTRNTKKYFLGKAEIKVEIKENKDWFDIYATVRFGEFAIPFFELRQLILQKKTEFALPNGEIAIIPEAWLAQYAELLAFSEARDAENIQLKKHHLSLIQDLKNGKHAKVTLNRKLAQFRDFEKIAKAEPPQSFNGSLRPYQQAGYDWLNFLNEYRFGGCLADDMGLGKTIQALALLQAQKEQGITQASLLIIPTSLIYNWQLEAHKFVPNLKIFVYTGTTRKKNVAQFQHYDLVVTSYGITRIDIDILMDYQFNYVILDESQAIKNPSAAVTKAVKQLRSKHRLILTGTPLENTTLDLWSQISFINPGLLGSQAFFKKEYLLPIEKKNDMEKLAKLKSVIKPFILRRLKSQVATELPEKIENVQYCAMTHEQEKAYEKVKSQYRNEILKQIESSGMAKTQFLLLQGLTKLRQLANHPRMIDQGYEESSGKMDDILYKLESIIGNGHKVLVFSQFVKHLQLLKNAFEERQWRFAYLDGSTKNRQQQVEQFQTNDEIQLFLISLKAGGVGLNLTAAEYVFLLDPWWNPAIEAQAVDRAHRIGQENTVFTYKFITKGTVEEKILALQTNKRRLAQDLITTEESFIKSLTKEDVLSLLD; translated from the coding sequence ATGAAAGTATCCACTACACAACCCTTTCAGTTAGTATATTCGTTGTTCGAGCACCAATACCTGGGATATTTGTTTGACTCTTATGTAGTGCAGCGAAACTCCAAAGGTGAGCTTACTTATCAGCATCAAAACATTTCATCGCAAAACGCCCGCGAGTTTGGGCGGGGGCTCAATGAGGTAGACTATGAACTGATAGAGCTGATTGATGCCATTCAACAAGAAACCATTGTTAAGAAGTTTTATAACAAGAAAATAAAAACCAATGATTTTTTTCTAAAGATATACGATCCCGAAAAAGGCGATAAAGCACTACAAGAGAGTATTGCCAACTATGTAAAAGTGCGTCGGGCAAAAATTTTATCATTGCTTGAAGACAAAATGGTGTTTGAAATGGGACGTGATGGAGAACCCACCTGGAAACAACTCGAAATAGCCTCCGAAGCCGCTACTGTGTTATTTCATTTTCGTAGAAACGAAGAAAATACCCATTATTTTCCTACGATCAAGTACCAAGGAGAAAAGCTTGATTTTCAATATAAAAATGCCATTGTGGTGTGTAATGAGCCTGCGTGGTTGTTGTTAGACAAAACGCTGCACTACTTTGCCAATGGCATAGATGGGAAAAAGATTCAGCCTTTTTTGAACAAAAAATTTATATTGATACCTCGCAAGGTAGAAGACACCTACTATCGCAAATTTGTAGCACCCCTGGTAGCATCATTTGACGTTTATGCCAAGGGATTTAAAATCGTTTCGCGCAGCTTCGAGGCACAACCTGTGCTTACTTTTTCTGAGTATTATACCGATGATGCTGCGGGTGATTTGTTTGGTAATAATGACAAGGATGCACCGCGTAACTATAAGGTATTGTTTGAGTTAAGTTTTCAGTACGATCGGTTTAGGTTCAAAGCTGATAAACAACCAGAAGTAAATGTAGAGGTAGAGCAAGAAGGTACTGATTATACTTTTTTTAGAATACGCCGCAAGACAAATTATGAAACTAACATTATAAAATTGCTCAAAGACCAAGAGTTGCCGCTCAAAAACGGCTATGTACTCTTGGGCAAAGAGGCGGCCTTTAGTTGGATCAATGAGCATACCCAATTGCTAGAAGAACACGGTTTTAGGGTAGAACAAAACACCCGTAACACCAAAAAATATTTTTTGGGCAAAGCAGAAATCAAGGTGGAGATCAAAGAGAACAAAGACTGGTTTGATATTTATGCTACGGTAAGGTTTGGTGAGTTCGCAATTCCATTTTTTGAACTGCGTCAGCTTATTTTGCAAAAGAAAACCGAGTTTGCTTTGCCCAATGGCGAAATTGCCATTATACCCGAAGCCTGGCTGGCACAATATGCCGAATTGCTTGCTTTTTCGGAAGCGCGTGATGCAGAGAATATCCAATTAAAAAAGCACCATTTGTCTTTGATTCAAGACCTCAAAAATGGAAAACATGCCAAGGTAACTCTGAACCGCAAACTGGCGCAGTTCCGCGACTTTGAGAAAATAGCCAAAGCCGAACCCCCGCAAAGTTTTAATGGTAGTTTGCGTCCCTATCAGCAAGCGGGCTATGACTGGCTCAATTTCTTGAACGAGTATCGTTTTGGTGGTTGCCTTGCCGATGATATGGGCTTAGGTAAAACCATTCAGGCGCTTGCCTTGCTCCAGGCTCAAAAAGAGCAAGGAATTACTCAGGCATCGTTGCTTATTATTCCTACTTCGTTGATTTACAATTGGCAGTTAGAAGCCCATAAGTTTGTGCCCAACCTCAAAATATTTGTATACACAGGTACCACCCGGAAAAAAAATGTAGCGCAGTTTCAGCATTACGACCTAGTGGTTACTTCGTATGGCATTACACGCATCGATATTGACATTTTGATGGACTACCAGTTCAACTATGTCATTCTGGACGAGTCACAGGCAATCAAAAACCCCTCCGCCGCAGTTACCAAAGCCGTGAAGCAATTGCGCTCAAAACATCGTTTAATTTTAACCGGAACCCCACTTGAAAATACCACACTGGATTTATGGTCACAAATTTCATTTATTAATCCTGGTTTATTAGGCTCACAGGCATTTTTTAAGAAAGAGTATTTGTTGCCCATTGAGAAGAAAAACGACATGGAGAAACTAGCCAAGCTCAAGAGCGTTATCAAACCTTTTATTTTACGTCGTTTGAAAAGCCAGGTGGCGACTGAGTTGCCCGAAAAAATAGAGAATGTACAGTATTGTGCCATGACCCACGAACAAGAAAAAGCCTACGAAAAAGTAAAGTCACAGTACCGTAACGAGATTCTTAAGCAAATAGAAAGCAGTGGAATGGCAAAAACCCAGTTTTTATTATTGCAGGGACTTACTAAGTTGCGTCAACTTGCCAACCACCCACGTATGATTGATCAAGGCTATGAGGAGAGTTCGGGTAAGATGGATGATATTTTATATAAGCTGGAGAGCATCATTGGCAATGGGCACAAAGTGTTGGTGTTTAGCCAGTTTGTAAAACATTTACAGTTGCTAAAAAATGCGTTTGAAGAAAGACAATGGCGATTTGCTTACTTAGATGGTTCTACCAAAAATCGCCAGCAACAAGTAGAGCAGTTTCAGACCAATGACGAAATCCAATTGTTTTTGATCTCGCTCAAAGCGGGTGGGGTAGGGCTCAACCTTACGGCTGCCGAGTATGTGTTTTTGTTGGATCCCTGGTGGAATCCTGCCATTGAAGCACAAGCGGTTGATCGTGCTCACCGCATAGGGCAAGAAAACACGGTGTTTACCTATAAATTTATTACCAAGGGTACCGTAGAAGAAAAGATTCTTGCTTTGCAAACCAACAAAAGGCGCTTAGCGCAAGACCTGATTACTACCGAAGAGAGCTTTATCAAGAGTTTGACTAAAGAAGATGTATTGAGTTTGCTGGATTAA
- a CDS encoding DUF4476 domain-containing protein encodes MKHLIKTGFLALALLACIEAVGLGQLVHAQKCAKPLSEATFNTHKQQLQQESFEEERMTMATSFIKQKQCIKVSQIKTVIQLFNFEDNKLEFAKLAYNYVHDPENYREIVSLFTYSSTRKTLARYINKRK; translated from the coding sequence ATGAAACATTTAATAAAAACTGGTTTTCTTGCCTTGGCACTGTTGGCCTGTATAGAAGCAGTAGGTTTAGGGCAACTTGTTCATGCCCAAAAATGCGCAAAACCACTAAGTGAGGCAACCTTTAATACCCATAAGCAACAATTACAGCAAGAGTCGTTTGAAGAAGAGCGAATGACTATGGCCACCTCATTTATAAAGCAAAAGCAATGCATAAAGGTGAGCCAGATTAAAACTGTGATCCAATTGTTTAATTTTGAAGACAACAAACTAGAGTTTGCCAAACTGGCGTACAACTATGTACACGACCCCGAAAATTATCGCGAGATTGTGTCGTTGTTTACCTACTCATCTACCCGCAAAACATTGGCGAGGTACATCAATAAGAGAAAATAA
- a CDS encoding glutamine--tRNA ligase/YqeY domain fusion protein, translating into MSTATEEKEPKESLNFIEIKIEEDIANNKHGGKVQTRFPPEPNGFLHIGHAKSIVVNFGIAQKYQGACNLRFDDTNPLTEDTKYVEAIKKDIEWLGYKWNGSVCYTSDYFDQLYEFAIKLIKAGLAYVDDSDAETIAKEKGTPTQPGVENEYRSRSIAENLQLFEEMRQGNHPNGSKVLRAKIDMASPNMHLRDPYLYRIITDKPHHRTGDKWKIYPTYDFAHGQSDAIEEVTHSLCTLEFEVHRPLYEWLIEKLGIFPSKQTEFARLNLSYTMMSKRNLRQLVNEQVVDGWDDPRMPTISALRRRGYTSSSIRNFAEKVGVARRENLIDVSLLEHSIREDLNKTVPRVMAVLKPLKVVITNYPEDKTETLVLENSPEDESLGKREVPFGRELYIEQDDFMEDAPKKFFRLAPEREVRLKGAYIIKCEEVIKDDTGKVIELRCTYDENSKSGEDTSGKKVKGVLHWVSASHAIDAEVRLYDRLFNVEQPGSQAKKEGKEFTAFLNPDSLEILQNCKLEPSLKSSKPGDQMQFQRLGYFCVDTQFTTNDKLVFNRTVSLKDGWAKKNKPAQNQPKQGQPNPNKKKKKKKEKNRGTQFPGAQNQAPGKPNEPKTDS; encoded by the coding sequence ATGAGTACCGCAACCGAAGAAAAAGAACCGAAGGAATCGCTCAACTTTATCGAGATAAAGATTGAGGAAGACATTGCCAATAATAAGCACGGTGGCAAAGTCCAGACAAGATTTCCGCCCGAACCAAATGGTTTTTTGCACATTGGACACGCCAAGTCTATTGTGGTAAACTTTGGGATTGCACAAAAGTACCAGGGGGCTTGTAACCTGCGCTTTGACGACACCAACCCTCTTACCGAAGACACCAAGTATGTAGAGGCGATCAAAAAAGACATTGAGTGGTTGGGCTACAAGTGGAACGGCAGTGTGTGCTATACTTCCGACTATTTTGATCAATTATACGAATTTGCTATCAAGCTCATCAAAGCTGGTTTGGCGTATGTTGACGACTCAGATGCTGAAACCATTGCCAAAGAAAAAGGAACGCCTACCCAGCCTGGGGTAGAGAACGAATACCGCTCGCGCTCGATTGCCGAAAACCTGCAATTGTTTGAAGAAATGAGACAGGGCAACCACCCCAACGGCTCTAAGGTGTTGCGGGCAAAAATAGACATGGCTTCGCCCAATATGCATTTGCGTGACCCTTATTTGTACCGCATCATTACCGATAAACCCCACCACCGCACGGGCGACAAGTGGAAGATTTACCCTACCTATGACTTTGCCCATGGGCAGTCAGATGCTATAGAAGAGGTTACTCACTCGTTGTGTACGCTAGAGTTTGAGGTGCACCGTCCTTTGTATGAGTGGTTGATAGAAAAGTTGGGCATTTTCCCCTCTAAGCAAACTGAATTTGCCCGTTTGAACTTGTCGTATACAATGATGAGTAAGCGCAACTTGCGACAGCTAGTAAACGAGCAAGTGGTAGACGGTTGGGACGACCCTCGTATGCCTACCATCTCGGCTTTGCGTCGCCGTGGGTATACTTCATCCTCTATTCGCAACTTTGCCGAAAAAGTAGGGGTGGCACGCCGCGAAAACCTGATAGATGTGTCGTTGCTAGAGCACAGCATTCGCGAAGACCTCAACAAAACAGTGCCTAGAGTAATGGCAGTGCTTAAGCCGCTCAAGGTGGTGATAACGAACTACCCCGAAGACAAAACCGAAACTTTGGTGCTAGAAAACAGCCCCGAAGACGAGAGTTTGGGCAAACGTGAGGTGCCTTTTGGCAGAGAGCTATACATAGAGCAAGACGACTTTATGGAAGATGCACCTAAGAAGTTTTTCCGCTTGGCACCCGAGCGCGAAGTACGCCTTAAGGGGGCTTACATCATTAAGTGTGAAGAGGTGATCAAAGACGACACGGGCAAAGTGATAGAGCTGCGTTGTACTTATGATGAAAACTCGAAAAGTGGAGAAGACACCAGCGGTAAGAAAGTAAAAGGCGTGTTGCATTGGGTGTCGGCAAGCCACGCCATAGATGCCGAAGTACGCTTATACGACCGTTTGTTTAATGTAGAGCAGCCGGGCAGCCAAGCCAAAAAAGAAGGCAAAGAATTTACTGCATTTTTGAATCCCGATTCGTTAGAAATATTGCAAAACTGCAAGCTGGAGCCCAGCCTCAAAAGCTCGAAACCAGGCGACCAAATGCAATTTCAGCGTTTGGGTTATTTTTGTGTAGACACTCAGTTTACTACCAACGACAAGTTGGTGTTTAACCGTACCGTGTCGTTGAAAGATGGATGGGCAAAAAAGAACAAGCCCGCCCAAAATCAACCAAAACAAGGACAGCCCAACCCTAATAAGAAAAAGAAGAAGAAAAAAGAAAAGAACCGAGGTACGCAGTTTCCCGGAGCACAAAACCAAGCCCCTGGTAAGCCAAATGAACCAAAAACAGACAGTTAA
- a CDS encoding WGR domain-containing protein produces MTKTYLELSEDTGAAHKFYEVVIDDTELTIRYGRIGTDGTKSTKSFATNDAAVKEANKKIKAKKSKGYAEAVIGQRKKRAISRRSIASTKSTAKKSPVLWKFDSGSAAFGIYIDDRFCWMGNEDGAVYKLNHQGEVLNQYKLPDGVKCIIADSDWIYVGCDDGNVYDLTGKLPRKAYEIKEDVDIYWLDINSGLLGVSDSAGQVTVIDYDDEEQWSKKSTGSSGWMVRCDDAGRVYHGHSSGVSCYDGQTGNNLWNQGTKGSVMFGWRTQDTVLTGSSSAWLELFDKEGAKLAEMKGEGAFYSCAASDNNEFIFGGDSSSSVYCFDKAGKRLWKLATTCGSAYSMQYHNEKLYIVTTHGVLTCIDASAEAIKKAEEGELPQVKDIKAPKKQVAVVNTDVLEEAADDAQGVLLKCIKEGGKLRVRALSPGHEANWNVQFPKNLRKEGATYLVDEIRESGQGGFYRVFGNIFTKSE; encoded by the coding sequence ATGACCAAAACATACCTGGAGCTTTCAGAAGATACTGGAGCTGCCCACAAGTTTTATGAAGTAGTAATAGATGACACCGAACTTACTATTCGCTATGGGCGCATAGGCACTGACGGCACCAAGTCTACCAAAAGCTTTGCTACCAACGACGCAGCGGTAAAAGAAGCCAACAAAAAAATAAAAGCCAAAAAGAGCAAAGGATATGCTGAGGCGGTAATAGGGCAAAGAAAAAAACGGGCAATTTCGCGCCGTAGCATAGCTTCTACCAAATCTACCGCCAAAAAGTCACCTGTATTATGGAAGTTTGACTCAGGCTCGGCAGCCTTTGGTATTTACATAGATGACCGCTTTTGCTGGATGGGCAACGAAGATGGTGCGGTGTATAAACTCAACCATCAGGGCGAAGTGCTCAACCAATATAAATTGCCCGATGGGGTGAAATGTATCATTGCCGACAGCGACTGGATTTATGTGGGTTGTGACGATGGCAACGTATATGACCTCACTGGCAAGCTTCCACGCAAAGCGTATGAGATCAAAGAAGATGTAGATATCTATTGGCTAGACATCAACAGTGGGCTGCTGGGGGTGTCGGACAGTGCTGGACAGGTAACTGTGATTGATTACGATGACGAAGAGCAATGGAGCAAGAAAAGCACTGGTTCCAGTGGTTGGATGGTGCGTTGCGACGATGCTGGGCGTGTATACCACGGGCATAGCAGCGGTGTGAGTTGTTACGATGGACAAACGGGTAACAACCTGTGGAACCAAGGCACCAAGGGCAGCGTAATGTTTGGTTGGCGTACTCAAGATACTGTATTAACGGGCTCTAGTAGTGCTTGGCTGGAGTTGTTTGACAAGGAAGGAGCAAAACTTGCCGAAATGAAGGGCGAAGGGGCTTTTTATTCTTGTGCTGCGTCTGACAATAACGAATTTATCTTTGGTGGTGATAGTTCCTCGTCGGTGTATTGCTTTGACAAAGCTGGCAAACGTCTCTGGAAACTTGCCACCACTTGTGGTTCGGCTTACTCTATGCAATACCACAACGAAAAGCTCTATATTGTGACTACCCATGGGGTACTTACTTGTATAGACGCCAGCGCCGAGGCAATCAAAAAGGCAGAAGAGGGAGAGTTACCACAGGTAAAAGATATTAAGGCGCCCAAAAAACAAGTAGCCGTAGTAAATACTGATGTGCTCGAAGAGGCTGCCGATGATGCCCAGGGGGTATTGCTGAAGTGCATCAAAGAAGGGGGCAAACTAAGAGTAAGAGCTTTGTCGCCAGGGCATGAAGCCAACTGGAACGTGCAATTTCCGAAAAACCTGCGCAAAGAAGGCGCTACCTATTTGGTAGACGAAATCAGAGAATCGGGGCAGGGTGGTTTTTACCGTGTGTTTGGCAATATTTTTACTAAAAGCGAATAG
- a CDS encoding polyamine aminopropyltransferase yields the protein MNKPSNIQTSLTQKASVPILLVSVFIIAICGILYELLISSISSYFLGSSVLHFSLTIGLFLSFMGLGAYLSKFIPDKHLLDRFIMIEVWLGIIGGASGALLYVSYAITENYYLIAFLLLGSIGTLVGIEIPILTRIIRGYFNLKDTLAQVLSFDYLGALIASILFPLFLLPYLGLTRTSFFIGLLNLSVGIFNMLVFKKQLVRFKRKLTFTLLITALYIIGFFSAFTISGYFEQFLYQDDIVFTKQSRYQRLVVTQWKNDTRLYIDGNLQFSSVDEYRYHEPLVHIPLALAKKPESVLFLGAGDGLAIREILKHPHIQQIHVVDLDPEMTKLGKSHPVFKRLNQSAFYNPKVKVFNQDAFKFVEKDAKQLYSLIIIDLPDPNDINVGKLYTREFYSLVKRRLAKDGAMVTQSTSPFFARKAFWCVNQTLQSVFPAVVPYTVNVPSFGQWGFNIALSYPLAPQGKQFSKEGMANYLNRQLFDEHPHLKGKLRYLTPAVLNSFMYFDKDMTRLPTEVNTLNTQKLVQYYEEGWRNYNR from the coding sequence ATGAACAAACCTTCAAATATTCAAACAAGTCTTACTCAAAAAGCATCAGTGCCGATACTCTTAGTATCGGTTTTTATTATTGCCATCTGTGGTATTTTGTACGAGTTGCTCATTAGTAGCATCTCGTCTTATTTTTTGGGGAGCAGTGTACTTCATTTTTCACTTACCATCGGGTTATTTTTATCATTTATGGGTCTGGGAGCTTACTTGTCTAAGTTTATTCCTGACAAGCACTTGCTAGACCGTTTCATTATGATAGAAGTATGGCTGGGTATCATTGGTGGAGCTTCGGGGGCTTTGCTCTATGTAAGCTATGCCATTACCGAAAACTACTACCTCATTGCTTTTTTGTTGCTGGGCAGCATAGGTACGCTGGTAGGCATCGAAATCCCTATTTTAACCCGCATTATCCGAGGCTATTTTAACCTCAAAGATACCCTGGCCCAGGTGTTATCGTTTGACTATTTGGGTGCTTTGATTGCCTCTATTTTATTTCCTTTATTCTTGTTGCCTTATCTGGGGCTTACCCGTACCTCGTTTTTTATAGGTTTGCTCAACCTAAGCGTGGGTATATTCAATATGTTGGTGTTCAAAAAGCAGTTGGTTCGTTTTAAACGAAAACTCACCTTTACTTTGCTCATCACGGCATTATATATCATCGGTTTCTTTTCGGCGTTTACCATCAGTGGCTACTTTGAACAGTTTCTTTACCAAGACGACATCGTATTTACCAAACAGTCGCGTTACCAAAGGTTGGTAGTAACCCAATGGAAAAACGACACTCGCTTGTACATTGATGGCAACCTGCAGTTTTCGTCCGTAGATGAATACCGCTACCACGAACCGCTGGTACATATACCTTTGGCTCTTGCCAAAAAACCCGAATCGGTGCTGTTTTTGGGGGCAGGCGACGGGTTGGCTATCCGTGAAATATTGAAACACCCCCACATTCAACAAATACACGTGGTAGACCTTGACCCCGAAATGACTAAACTAGGTAAAAGTCACCCTGTATTTAAGCGCCTGAACCAAAGTGCTTTTTACAACCCCAAGGTGAAAGTTTTTAACCAAGATGCATTTAAGTTTGTAGAAAAAGACGCCAAGCAACTGTATTCGCTCATTATCATAGACTTGCCCGACCCCAACGACATAAACGTAGGGAAACTGTATACCCGTGAGTTTTATTCACTGGTCAAGCGTCGCCTGGCCAAAGATGGCGCCATGGTAACCCAATCTACCTCTCCGTTTTTTGCCCGCAAAGCTTTTTGGTGCGTCAACCAAACCCTGCAATCAGTATTTCCGGCCGTGGTGCCTTATACAGTCAATGTTCCTTCGTTTGGACAGTGGGGGTTCAACATTGCCTTGTCTTATCCACTTGCCCCCCAAGGCAAACAGTTTAGCAAAGAAGGAATGGCTAATTACCTCAACCGCCAATTGTTTGATGAACACCCACACCTCAAGGGTAAACTGCGTTACCTGACCCCCGCAGTACTCAACAGCTTTATGTACTTTGACAAAGACATGACCCGGCTACCTACCGAGGTAAACACGCTGAACACCCAAAAACTGGTGCAGTATTATGAAGAGGGTTGGCGCAATTATAACCGATAA
- a CDS encoding VanW family protein: protein MTKSRKLLSQRHPWLYFISVWEKRLRRQLSWRIDGKRYTQQLQAEKLPFRVKKHQSKLLKKLGETDMQLQYNKVDNLKIVVSKINGMIIHPGETFSFCKTVGLPTRKKGYKEGMELSFGKPRAGVGGGICQSTNLLHWLALHSPLTITERHHHSIDPFPDNGRVLPWASGAAVFYNYIDFQLTNDTSWAFQINLWLTDKLLEGEIRVNEELDFAYHVKERNHRFIKKEGAYFRTNEIWRHKIAKFRSGALLEEELMYKNYGKVMYVPKTYQE from the coding sequence GTGACAAAATCGCGTAAACTGTTATCGCAAAGGCACCCTTGGTTGTACTTTATATCGGTGTGGGAAAAACGCCTGCGCAGGCAATTGAGTTGGCGCATAGACGGCAAAAGATATACCCAACAACTACAAGCCGAAAAGCTACCCTTTCGGGTAAAAAAGCATCAATCTAAATTATTGAAAAAGCTAGGTGAAACCGATATGCAACTGCAGTACAACAAGGTAGACAACCTTAAGATTGTAGTAAGTAAAATCAATGGGATGATTATTCATCCTGGCGAAACCTTTTCCTTTTGTAAAACAGTAGGTTTGCCCACTCGCAAAAAGGGATACAAAGAAGGAATGGAGCTGTCGTTTGGTAAACCTAGAGCTGGCGTAGGAGGGGGCATTTGCCAAAGTACCAACTTATTGCACTGGTTGGCGCTCCATTCTCCGCTCACCATTACCGAAAGGCACCACCATAGCATAGATCCTTTTCCCGACAATGGCAGGGTATTGCCTTGGGCAAGTGGGGCAGCAGTATTTTATAATTACATCGATTTTCAGCTCACCAACGACACCTCCTGGGCTTTTCAGATTAACCTTTGGCTGACTGATAAACTATTGGAAGGGGAGATAAGGGTAAACGAAGAACTGGACTTTGCTTACCATGTAAAAGAACGCAACCATCGGTTTATAAAAAAAGAAGGTGCCTATTTTAGAACCAATGAGATATGGCGTCATAAAATTGCCAAGTTTAGAAGCGGAGCGTTGCTAGAGGAAGAGCTCATGTACAAAAACTATGGTAAGGTGATGTATGTGCCCAAAACATACCAAGAGTAG
- a CDS encoding DUF350 domain-containing protein has protein sequence MNLLSIFLQASNATSRISIQDGILETLIFVAVGMAIAFLAFKLIDLITPGNLSKQIADGNVAQAILAGALILGVCIIIAAVLSS, from the coding sequence ATGAACTTACTCAGCATTTTCTTGCAAGCGTCTAACGCAACTAGTCGCATATCCATTCAGGATGGCATTCTGGAAACACTTATTTTTGTGGCCGTAGGCATGGCTATAGCTTTTCTTGCCTTCAAGCTTATCGACCTGATTACCCCAGGCAACCTTTCAAAACAAATCGCGGATGGCAATGTAGCACAAGCTATTTTAGCCGGAGCGTTAATTTTAGGTGTGTGTATTATTATTGCGGCGGTATTAAGTTCATGA